From a region of the Malania oleifera isolate guangnan ecotype guangnan chromosome 12, ASM2987363v1, whole genome shotgun sequence genome:
- the LOC131143892 gene encoding uncharacterized protein LOC131143892 has translation MPEKDFTCGWGLMRVVVRDDGGDEAVKKSSSQPAGAQRSGLCGQVVSTKPRLPEMMGGEGVQVFQSCWPLGGWKSLAAGGCCERHSQSCRGELARRNFLAAAGEAGAEWLEQRGFMAAVEAEPRGEIEGEEYRQDFSTFSSEVQSRIQSIKEKVTSLDQCLTRIEEDQENSFRGGDPMDINSTLHSEADSSEEEIEDEEEGYKEEEDQEEEKGQEEGQEEEGQEEEEE, from the exons ATGCCGGAGAAGGATTTTACCTGTGGATGGGGGTTGATGAGGGTGGTTGTTAGAGATGACGGCGGTGACGAAGCCGTGAAGAAGAGCAGTAGCCAACCTGCCGGAGCTCAGAGGAGCGGACTCTGTGGCCAAGTGGTGTCGACGAAGCCAAGGTTGCCGGAGATGATGGGCGGCGAG GGAGTTCAGGTCTTCCAGAGCTGCTGGCCGCTGGGCGGCTGGAAATCCTTGGCTGCAGGTGGCTGCTGTGAGAGACATAGCCAGAGCTGTAGAGGGGAGTTGGCTCGGAGGAACTTCTTGGCTGCTGCAGGAGAAGCTGGTGCAGAGTGGCTAGAACAGAGGGGCTTCATGGCCGCAGTAGAGGCAGAGCCAAGAGGGGAAATAGAGGGAGAAGAGTATAGA CAAGACTTCTCCACTTTCTCATCTGAAGTGCAATCCAGGATTCAGAGTATCAAAGAGAAAGTCACCTCACTTGATCAGTGCTTAACTCGGATTGAGGAAGATCAGGAAAATTCTTTTAGGGgtggtgatcccatggacatcaaCTCAACTCTCCATAGTGAAGCTGATAGTTctgaagaagaaattgaggacGAAGAAGAAGGATATAAGGAAgaagaagatcaagaagaagaaaaaggtcAAGAAGAAGGTCAGGAAGAAGAaggtcaagaagaagaagaagaatag